The following are encoded in a window of Meiothermus sp. CFH 77666 genomic DNA:
- the gatC gene encoding Asp-tRNA(Asn)/Glu-tRNA(Gln) amidotransferase subunit GatC, with product MEITPELVKNLGKLSRLALTPEEEAKLEGELRSIVGFFEKLGELDTENLPEMARPVAITNRLRADEIEPSLSQSEALSVAIEQEEGQFKVPRVIE from the coding sequence ATGGAGATTACTCCAGAACTGGTCAAAAATCTGGGCAAGCTCTCGCGGCTGGCGCTCACCCCGGAAGAGGAGGCCAAGCTCGAGGGCGAGCTGCGCTCGATTGTGGGTTTTTTTGAAAAGCTGGGCGAGCTCGATACCGAAAACCTACCGGAGATGGCCCGCCCGGTGGCCATTACCAACCGCCTGCGGGCCGATGAAATAGAGCCCTCCTTGAGTCAGTCAGAAGCCCTGTCGGTAGCCATTGAACAGGAAGAAGGCCAGTTCAAAGTACCTAGGGTCATTGAATAA
- a CDS encoding pyridoxal-dependent decarboxylase: MTPEEFKRLGYELIDFIAEYRTGIESLPVMAQVQPGAIKALFEPAPPQQGTGLDGIKEDLKALFPGLTHWQSPNFFAWFPSNAPLSSVLADLVATGLGQTGITWQASPALTEVEEVMTDWLRQMLGLPEAFQGVIQDTASTGTLVALLTAREWATGQSQDRGGLQAEARPLTVYVSDQAHSSVPKAALLAGFGRENLRLIETDEAHAMRLEVLEATLQRDLAEGRRPCVVVAAVGTTATTAIDPVRKIAELCREHGIWLHVDAAMAGSAMILPECRWMWDGIEHADSIVINPHKWLGVAMDCSLYYVREPEHLIRAMSTNPSYLHSAADGQVKNYKDWGIPLGRRFRALKIWFALRELGVEGLQARLRRDLANAKWLEAQVKATAGWELLAPVPLQTVCVRYNPGGLSPEQLDRHTQDWVARLNRTGRSFLTPALLKGRWMARVSIGAEFTERPHVEALWALMQQEAQRVEVGA, translated from the coding sequence ATGACGCCGGAAGAGTTCAAGCGCCTGGGATACGAACTGATTGACTTCATCGCCGAGTACCGCACTGGTATCGAGTCTTTGCCGGTAATGGCGCAAGTCCAACCCGGCGCCATCAAAGCCTTGTTTGAGCCTGCACCGCCCCAACAAGGAACGGGTCTCGATGGAATAAAGGAAGACCTGAAGGCGTTGTTTCCCGGCCTGACCCACTGGCAAAGCCCCAACTTTTTTGCCTGGTTTCCTTCCAACGCCCCACTCTCCTCGGTGCTGGCCGATCTGGTTGCCACGGGCCTGGGGCAGACCGGCATCACCTGGCAGGCCAGCCCAGCCCTGACCGAGGTCGAGGAGGTCATGACCGACTGGCTGCGCCAGATGCTGGGCCTGCCCGAGGCGTTTCAGGGGGTGATTCAGGACACCGCCTCCACCGGCACCCTGGTAGCGCTGCTCACCGCCCGCGAATGGGCCACAGGCCAGTCCCAGGATCGGGGCGGTCTCCAGGCCGAGGCCAGGCCCCTCACGGTGTACGTCTCCGACCAGGCCCATAGCTCGGTGCCCAAAGCCGCTTTGCTGGCCGGTTTTGGCCGTGAAAACCTGCGCCTGATCGAAACCGACGAGGCCCATGCCATGCGTCTGGAGGTGCTCGAGGCCACCCTGCAGCGCGACCTGGCGGAAGGCCGCAGGCCCTGTGTGGTGGTTGCTGCTGTGGGTACTACCGCCACCACCGCCATTGACCCGGTGCGAAAAATTGCCGAGTTATGCCGAGAACACGGCATCTGGCTGCACGTGGATGCAGCCATGGCGGGCTCGGCCATGATTCTGCCGGAGTGCCGGTGGATGTGGGATGGCATCGAGCATGCCGACTCCATCGTGATCAACCCCCACAAGTGGCTGGGGGTGGCCATGGACTGCTCGCTCTACTACGTGCGCGAGCCCGAGCACCTGATCCGGGCCATGTCCACCAACCCTTCCTACCTGCACTCGGCTGCCGATGGGCAGGTGAAAAACTACAAAGACTGGGGAATTCCACTGGGGCGGCGCTTTCGGGCCCTTAAGATCTGGTTTGCCCTGCGCGAACTGGGGGTGGAGGGGTTGCAGGCGCGGCTGCGACGCGACCTAGCCAATGCGAAGTGGCTCGAGGCCCAGGTGAAGGCAACCGCCGGCTGGGAGCTGTTGGCCCCGGTGCCCTTGCAGACGGTGTGTGTGCGTTACAACCCAGGGGGTCTGAGCCCGGAGCAGCTCGACCGGCACACCCAGGACTGGGTCGCCCGCCTCAACCGCACGGGTCGGTCTTTCCTGACCCCCGCCCTGCTCAAAGGGCGCTGGATGGCCCGGGTTTCCATCGGGGCAGAGTTCACCGAACGCCCTCATGTGGAGGCGCTATGGGCCCTGATGCAACAAGAGGCCCAGAGGGTGGAAGTTGGCGCCTGA
- the mnmD gene encoding tRNA (5-methylaminomethyl-2-thiouridine)(34)-methyltransferase MnmD: protein MAPDRILFYQPLRTEDGSPTLVHPVFGEAYSSRHGAWMQANELYLKLTRTHQHPAPRVLEIGFGLGVNFRATLENCVQRGVPLEYLSYEFLPVSREVLASVEVPLSPHARRVWEEVLTNWPAYPQTFLALQGTWGRLGIHFEDVMTAQFPPRWASAVYLDPFSPQVNPEPWQFPVLERLLAALQPGGYLATYSVAGQVRRNLEAAGFRVEKVPGVGKKAWTRAKRP from the coding sequence TTGGCGCCTGACCGTATCCTTTTCTACCAGCCGCTACGAACTGAGGATGGCTCGCCGACGCTGGTGCACCCGGTATTTGGCGAGGCCTACAGTTCCCGGCACGGGGCCTGGATGCAGGCCAACGAGCTATACCTGAAACTGACCCGAACCCACCAACACCCCGCGCCACGCGTGCTGGAAATCGGCTTTGGGCTGGGGGTTAATTTCCGGGCCACGCTGGAAAATTGTGTACAGCGCGGGGTGCCCCTGGAATATCTGAGTTACGAGTTTTTGCCGGTCTCGAGGGAGGTCTTAGCATCCGTAGAGGTTCCCCTTAGCCCCCATGCCCGGCGTGTGTGGGAAGAGGTGCTCACGAATTGGCCCGCCTATCCACAGACTTTTTTGGCCTTGCAGGGGACTTGGGGCCGTCTCGGAATCCACTTTGAAGATGTAATGACGGCGCAATTTCCGCCCCGGTGGGCCAGCGCGGTCTACCTCGACCCCTTTAGCCCCCAGGTGAACCCCGAACCCTGGCAATTCCCCGTGTTGGAGCGGCTTTTGGCTGCCCTGCAACCCGGAGGCTATCTGGCGACCTATTCGGTGGCGGGGCAGGTTCGACGCAACCTCGAGGCTGCAGGATTTCGGGTGGAAAAAGTGCCTGGGGTGGGGAAAAAAGCCTGGACGCGGGCAAAACGTCCGTGA